A region of Polyangiaceae bacterium DNA encodes the following proteins:
- a CDS encoding glycogen synthase: protein MRLLYIAPEVAPFAKTGGLADVLGALPRQMQRLGHDVRVFLPAYAQIDRKKYRLRPVLGPVQIQLGGRRFGVGIASALLPGSDLEIHFVHSPELFARSSIYTADADEHLRFLVLSYGALEACRRLGFSPDVVHCHDWQTALVPLALKTLYARDPVLRRARSLLTIHNLHYQGYFPASVLPETGLARAAHLFHQDYLKEGRLNFLLHGVLYADGITTVSPSYSREIQGPDHGAGLDPFLRTRASTVVGILNGVDYEEWSPEHDPFIPHPYGATDLSGKEKNKAVLLGKLGLEYLPGTPVVGAVSRMVGQKGLDLLAGVLGRALRRHRFQFVLLGSGEHQLEEMYAALQRTFPRQVCFYRGYSNELAHLIEAGADMFVMPSRYEPCGLNQLYSLRYGTVPIVHKTGGLADTVQLFNPKTGRGTGFPFEQHDAQGLTWALETALKLYRDPSVWRKIMLNGMAQNFSWAVQAKQYELLYERLLRN, encoded by the coding sequence GTGCGGCTCCTCTATATCGCGCCAGAAGTGGCGCCGTTCGCCAAGACGGGGGGGCTCGCAGACGTGCTTGGCGCGTTGCCGCGGCAGATGCAGCGGCTCGGGCACGACGTGCGCGTCTTCCTGCCGGCCTACGCGCAGATCGATCGGAAGAAGTACCGGCTGCGCCCGGTGCTCGGGCCGGTGCAGATCCAGCTCGGCGGCCGGCGCTTCGGCGTCGGCATCGCCAGCGCGCTCCTACCGGGCAGCGACCTGGAGATCCACTTCGTCCACTCGCCGGAGCTCTTCGCGCGTTCCTCCATCTACACCGCGGACGCCGACGAGCACCTGCGCTTCCTGGTGCTCTCCTACGGCGCCCTCGAGGCCTGCCGTCGCTTGGGCTTTTCGCCGGACGTCGTTCACTGCCACGACTGGCAGACGGCGCTCGTGCCTTTGGCGCTGAAGACGTTGTACGCCCGTGATCCCGTGCTCCGGCGCGCGCGCTCGCTGCTCACCATCCACAACCTGCACTACCAGGGCTATTTCCCGGCCAGCGTGCTGCCGGAGACCGGCCTCGCCCGTGCGGCGCACCTCTTCCACCAGGACTACTTGAAGGAAGGCCGCCTCAACTTCCTCCTGCACGGCGTGCTCTACGCCGACGGCATCACGACCGTGAGCCCGAGCTATTCGCGCGAGATCCAGGGCCCCGACCACGGCGCTGGCCTCGACCCGTTCTTGCGCACGCGTGCCTCCACCGTGGTCGGGATCTTGAACGGCGTGGACTACGAGGAGTGGAGCCCGGAGCACGATCCGTTCATTCCGCACCCTTACGGCGCCACGGATCTCTCCGGCAAGGAGAAGAACAAAGCCGTGCTGCTCGGCAAGCTCGGGCTCGAGTACCTGCCCGGAACGCCGGTGGTCGGCGCCGTCAGCCGCATGGTGGGGCAGAAGGGCCTCGACCTGCTCGCCGGCGTGCTCGGTCGCGCGCTCCGCCGCCACCGCTTCCAGTTCGTGCTGCTCGGCAGCGGCGAGCACCAGCTGGAGGAGATGTACGCCGCGCTCCAGCGGACGTTCCCGCGCCAGGTCTGCTTCTACCGCGGCTACAGCAACGAGCTGGCGCACCTGATCGAGGCCGGCGCCGACATGTTCGTGATGCCGTCGCGCTACGAGCCCTGCGGCCTGAACCAGCTCTACAGCCTGCGCTACGGCACCGTGCCCATCGTGCACAAGACCGGAGGGCTCGCCGACACCGTGCAGCTCTTCAACCCGAAGACGGGTCGCGGCACCGGCTTCCCGTTCGAACAGCACGACGCGCAGGGGCTGACCTGGGCCCTCGAGACGGCGCTGAAGCTCTATCGCGACCCCTCGGTCTGGCGGAAGATCATGCTAAATGGCATGGCTCAGAACTTCTCCTGGGCCGTGCAGGCCAAGCAGTACGAGCTGCTCTACGAGCGCCTGCTGCGGAACTGA
- a CDS encoding ATPase, with the protein MHVVFIEPRFPANQKLFVRALAEVGAKVTAIGEGSKDSLDDELKRWLLHYEEVKNVCDEGAVLRALRFIQGRAHVDRLEAVVEAHIMPTAKVREAAGIPGTSVRTAFLCRDKPAMKEVLREGGIPCAQSTGASTAEEVRAFVERVGFPVILKPRDGAGASGAVRADSLADLGKVLGSFGLGHPGRSIAVEEFIEGHEGFYDTISIKGEVVHEFATHYYPNVLEAMRKRWISPQFVATNRIDSAPGYDEVKLLGRKVVKLLGIETSATHMEWFAGPKGLKFSEIGCRPPGVRAWDLYNVGNDMDLYREWAMAVCAGRPSQRASRRLSAGIIALRPSQDGRISGYDGLEAVGKSFGQYIIDAHTPPIGTPTQPVEAGYMANAWIRMKHENYDELRRMLDVVGQTVKVWAH; encoded by the coding sequence ATGCACGTCGTCTTCATCGAGCCGCGCTTCCCCGCCAACCAGAAGCTCTTCGTCCGCGCGCTCGCCGAAGTGGGCGCGAAGGTCACCGCCATCGGCGAAGGCAGCAAAGACTCCCTCGACGACGAGCTCAAGCGCTGGCTCCTGCACTACGAGGAGGTCAAGAACGTCTGCGACGAGGGCGCCGTGCTCCGCGCCCTGCGCTTCATCCAGGGCCGCGCCCACGTCGATCGGCTGGAGGCCGTGGTGGAGGCCCACATCATGCCGACCGCCAAAGTGAGGGAGGCCGCCGGGATCCCCGGCACCAGCGTGCGCACGGCCTTCTTGTGCCGCGACAAGCCGGCCATGAAGGAGGTGCTGCGGGAGGGCGGGATCCCCTGCGCCCAGTCCACCGGCGCGTCCACCGCGGAGGAGGTGCGGGCGTTCGTGGAGCGCGTCGGCTTCCCGGTCATCTTGAAGCCGCGGGACGGCGCCGGCGCCTCCGGCGCGGTGCGCGCCGACAGCCTGGCCGATCTCGGCAAGGTGCTCGGCTCGTTCGGGCTGGGCCACCCCGGCCGCTCCATCGCGGTGGAGGAGTTCATCGAGGGCCACGAGGGCTTCTACGACACCATCAGCATCAAGGGCGAGGTGGTGCACGAGTTCGCCACGCACTACTACCCGAACGTGCTCGAGGCCATGCGCAAGCGCTGGATCTCGCCGCAGTTCGTCGCCACCAACCGCATCGACAGCGCACCCGGCTACGACGAGGTGAAGCTGCTCGGGCGCAAGGTGGTGAAGCTGCTCGGCATCGAGACCTCGGCGACCCACATGGAGTGGTTCGCCGGCCCCAAGGGCCTGAAGTTCTCCGAGATCGGCTGCCGCCCGCCGGGCGTGCGCGCCTGGGATCTCTACAACGTCGGCAACGACATGGACCTGTATCGCGAGTGGGCCATGGCCGTCTGCGCCGGCCGGCCCAGCCAGCGCGCGTCGCGACGGCTCTCCGCCGGCATCATCGCCCTGCGTCCCAGCCAGGACGGACGCATCAGCGGCTACGACGGGCTCGAGGCCGTCGGCAAGTCGTTCGGGCAGTACATCATCGACGCACACACGCCGCCCATCGGTACACCCACCCAGCCGGTCGAGGCGGGCTACATGGCCAACGCCTGGATCCGGATGAAACACGAGAACTACGACGAGCTCCGGCGCATGCTGGACGTGGTCGGTCAGACCGTGAAAGTGTGGGCCCACTGA
- a CDS encoding enterochelin esterase: MSRKKAIEELQAGPRTPEDVAAFFEGRSFPIVEGSTITFVYRGDAEAIHLKHWVFGLPSSQQLTRIEGTDVWFLTLELPPGSRVEYKLEVVRGGRGEWMEDRLNPNRARDPFGANSVAHGEGYSIPSWIHPDKESKPGKIDELVLDSKVFGGRRSVEIYLPARFRRTRRYPLLVVHDGHDYLRYAALGTILDNLTHRLEIPDMIVAMTSSPDRLVEYANDERHARFLTDELVPQLERALPVDARPQARCLMGASFGAVAALSTAWRRPGYFGRLLLQSGSFAFTDIGDRNHRGPLFDPVVAFMNKLRARPVAMSERVFVSCGMYESLIYENRSLVPMLQGTGMDVRFVEARDGHNWENWRDRLREGLSWLFPGPLLFVYE, from the coding sequence ATGAGCCGCAAGAAGGCCATCGAGGAGCTTCAGGCGGGCCCGCGCACCCCGGAGGACGTCGCCGCCTTCTTCGAAGGACGCAGCTTCCCAATCGTCGAGGGCTCGACCATCACCTTCGTGTACCGCGGAGACGCGGAGGCCATTCACCTCAAGCACTGGGTGTTCGGCCTGCCGTCGTCGCAGCAGCTCACGCGCATCGAGGGCACCGACGTCTGGTTCCTCACGCTGGAGCTGCCGCCGGGCTCCCGCGTCGAATACAAGCTCGAGGTCGTGCGCGGTGGGCGCGGCGAGTGGATGGAGGATCGCCTCAACCCGAACCGCGCGCGGGATCCCTTCGGCGCGAACTCGGTGGCGCACGGCGAGGGTTACTCCATCCCGAGCTGGATCCACCCCGACAAGGAGTCGAAGCCCGGCAAGATCGACGAGCTGGTCCTGGACAGCAAGGTGTTCGGCGGCCGACGCAGCGTCGAGATCTACCTGCCGGCCCGCTTCCGTCGCACGCGCCGCTATCCGCTGCTCGTGGTCCACGACGGCCACGACTACCTGCGCTACGCGGCCCTGGGCACCATCCTCGACAACCTGACCCACCGCCTCGAGATCCCGGACATGATCGTGGCCATGACCAGCTCGCCGGATCGCCTGGTCGAATACGCGAACGACGAGCGTCACGCGCGCTTCCTCACCGACGAGCTGGTGCCGCAGCTCGAGCGCGCGCTGCCGGTGGACGCCCGGCCCCAGGCACGCTGCCTGATGGGCGCGAGCTTCGGTGCCGTGGCGGCGCTCTCGACCGCCTGGCGGCGCCCCGGCTACTTCGGACGCTTGCTGCTCCAGTCCGGCTCCTTCGCCTTCACCGACATCGGCGACCGCAACCACCGCGGCCCCCTCTTCGATCCGGTGGTCGCCTTCATGAACAAGCTGCGCGCCCGTCCCGTCGCCATGTCCGAGCGCGTGTTCGTCAGCTGCGGCATGTACGAGTCCTTGATCTACGAGAACCGCTCGCTGGTGCCCATGCTCCAGGGCACCGGCATGGACGTGCGCTTCGTCGAGGCCCGCGACGGCCACAACTGGGAGAACTGGCGCGACCGCCTGCGCGAGGGCCTCTCCTGGCTGTTCCCGGGGCCGTTGCTCTTCGTGTACGAGTAG
- a CDS encoding LON peptidase substrate-binding domain-containing protein, protein MTRPEAETPPSFEVALAELPLFPLQQVVLFPGAKLPLHVFEPRYRKMLADCLGSHRTMAVVLVPSPHPVDRHGHPPIAPVAGAGFVVEHQALPDGRSNILLVGKARVSLEELPFEAPYRRARAKLLHDVPTEVSSADFSALAQTATAFAHEVRKREQRFSFHLPPAATPAELADACAQHLVIDADARQRALETLDVRERVQLVTHELVSQTAALSEARSEILN, encoded by the coding sequence GTGACTCGGCCCGAAGCAGAGACCCCCCCGAGCTTCGAGGTCGCGCTCGCCGAGCTCCCGCTCTTTCCGTTGCAGCAGGTGGTGCTCTTCCCCGGCGCCAAGCTCCCGCTCCACGTCTTCGAGCCCCGCTATCGGAAAATGCTCGCGGACTGCCTCGGGTCGCACCGGACGATGGCCGTGGTCCTGGTGCCCAGCCCGCACCCGGTCGATCGCCACGGGCACCCGCCCATCGCGCCCGTCGCGGGCGCCGGGTTCGTCGTCGAGCACCAGGCGCTGCCGGACGGCCGCTCGAACATCTTGCTCGTGGGCAAGGCGCGGGTGTCGCTCGAGGAGCTGCCCTTCGAGGCGCCCTACCGTCGCGCCCGGGCGAAGCTGCTCCACGACGTGCCGACCGAGGTCTCTTCGGCCGACTTCTCGGCCCTGGCGCAGACGGCCACGGCGTTCGCCCACGAGGTCAGGAAGCGCGAGCAGCGTTTCTCGTTCCACCTGCCGCCGGCGGCCACGCCCGCAGAGCTCGCCGACGCCTGCGCGCAGCACTTGGTGATCGACGCCGACGCGCGCCAGCGAGCGCTGGAGACCCTCGACGTGCGCGAGCGCGTTCAACTCGTCACACACGAGCTGGTGTCGCAGACCGCCGCTTTGTCCGAGGCGCGCTCGGAGATCTTGAACTGA